In a single window of the Acidaminococcales bacterium genome:
- a CDS encoding MFS transporter, which translates to MINSEAHKKSSGNMVVFAAWLAVFCLFGYRSSFSLLLRPLASGMGWTVGQTSMGYSLMMVIYGVTAYFSGMIVDKWGTRQAFAIGSVFAALGFFLCSFADSYATYLLTYSLFAGIGTGMLWVSSTASVRKWFIGRYYGKSWGMAFMGAPMAQLLLSLVLNQLLLTMDWREAMRILAAIVFVLLAMAAFFARKNPDHYGYEPYGLVAPVAGAAAPPPWDVKTAFKTWPIWGAVIAFLGSMMAEFLIWTQLVNYWITTHGFSTATAGTLYIAIGVCGLVTMPGTGVVADSLVGKLGSEGKARKLMVIIAPICGIIGVLILRLSGVSMAYGIIACVFFAIYWAIEPGGIAGYVGTIYGGKNFGKIWGLGTLVVMGIGPATGSFLGGYFLDVTGSYDASFSFALWSYVASALFALTLPIKQAFPGAK; encoded by the coding sequence ATGATTAACAGTGAAGCGCACAAAAAATCAAGTGGCAACATGGTCGTATTTGCCGCTTGGTTGGCAGTGTTCTGCCTGTTCGGATATCGGTCTTCCTTCTCTTTGCTCCTGCGCCCGTTGGCAAGCGGCATGGGCTGGACTGTTGGACAGACTTCCATGGGCTATTCTTTGATGATGGTTATTTACGGCGTTACCGCATACTTCAGCGGAATGATTGTGGACAAATGGGGCACCAGGCAAGCTTTTGCCATTGGTTCCGTTTTTGCCGCGCTCGGATTTTTTCTGTGCAGCTTTGCCGACAGCTACGCTACCTATCTGCTCACCTATTCGTTGTTTGCCGGAATAGGGACAGGCATGCTGTGGGTATCGTCCACCGCTTCCGTGCGCAAATGGTTCATTGGCCGTTACTATGGCAAAAGCTGGGGCATGGCCTTCATGGGCGCGCCCATGGCGCAGCTTCTGCTTAGCCTGGTGCTCAATCAGCTGCTGCTTACCATGGACTGGCGCGAAGCCATGAGAATCTTGGCCGCCATCGTATTTGTATTGTTGGCCATGGCGGCTTTTTTTGCGCGAAAGAACCCCGATCACTACGGCTATGAGCCTTACGGCCTGGTTGCGCCGGTCGCCGGCGCGGCGGCCCCTCCCCCCTGGGACGTTAAGACCGCTTTTAAAACTTGGCCCATCTGGGGCGCCGTCATTGCCTTCCTGGGCAGCATGATGGCTGAATTTTTGATCTGGACGCAATTGGTCAACTATTGGATTACCACGCACGGATTTTCCACCGCGACAGCGGGGACTCTGTACATCGCCATCGGCGTGTGCGGCCTCGTTACAATGCCCGGCACCGGCGTGGTCGCCGATAGCCTGGTCGGAAAGCTCGGTTCCGAAGGCAAAGCAAGGAAACTTATGGTCATTATCGCTCCCATATGCGGCATAATCGGTGTTTTGATCCTGCGCTTGAGCGGCGTGTCAATGGCCTACGGCATTATAGCCTGCGTATTCTTTGCTATCTACTGGGCAATTGAGCCGGGCGGCATCGCCGGATACGTGGGAACTATTTACGGCGGCAAAAATTTCGGCAAAATATGGGGCCTGGGCACATTGGTCGTTATGGGCATCGGCCCGGCGACGGGAAGTTTTTTGGGCGGATATTTCCTCGATGTGACGGGTTCTTATGACGCGTCCTTCTCCTTTGCCCTCTGGTCTTACGTGGCTTCCGCTTTGTTCGCCCTTACGCTGCCTATCAAGCAGGCTTTCCCTGGCGCCAAATGA